In one Culex quinquefasciatus strain JHB chromosome 2, VPISU_Cqui_1.0_pri_paternal, whole genome shotgun sequence genomic region, the following are encoded:
- the LOC6031999 gene encoding fukutin-related protein yields the protein MRMKYGKLFIVFMICFNLVVFYYSWKYFLTSTNFLAETFGSARVQREPYEHAGYSINGELDVIDADQSPVQRDRSRPTKLSKFSRIRDRIQNTNKYIRKSITVVFRDFYDFDNDLLQSIASVNNLIPNVQIFIIAPEIPYPPLDIFTNHGQSASNQSTWFEKDSNVKFFSLSYDVTKSLKETLPLLQITTKYVLFLPDSVRLNGRSLLSRMLREISNPSTNDLLLQQHQNLLLKQNNQAVPAKDQLLNQKPERKIIAVPFASNARTAANCCHLQLDLPNWTLEYVTGNETDSCDMYKQKHAILVETALLRDMPDALSSPFPELFYIQAKLANIKKVLLNAAFQDGKKLFTSYHTKTKRRNVRKDQFKALYRKLQIKKVVRKNYLYDKSKLAKRKLIKSFEHNNQTISLLTEITFYGCEKQTKSCIGQVYNSQPFYVYLGRHTPPCCLDKLKTIFRHVVDEFENVGIRYWLDNHALKNAIELKALSPNAYEIDISFNSDDVARSLAMKKAQTKPYTDGDGFHWLKATDGHYFRVQYSKANQIAVNLLPFDLSGEVVRPNGFYGWKAKKFSVEFLHPMSTVLFLGKPIMCPNNVMEYLETKGIK from the exons ATGCGTATGAAATATGGGAAGCTGTTCATCGTTTTTATGATTTGCTTCAACTTGGTGGTTTTTTACTACTCGTGGAAGTACTTTCTGACGAGCACCAACTTCCTGGCGGAAACGTTCGGAAGTGCGCGGGTTCAGCGCGAACCGTACGAGCACGCTGGCTACAGCATCAACGGAGAGCTGGATGTGATTGACGCGGATCAAAGTCCTGTGCAACGGGATCGATCTAGACCTACCAAGTTGTCCAAGTTTAGTCGAATTCGGGACCGGATTCAGAACACGAACAAATATATTCGCAAGAGCATCACCGTGGTGTTCCGGGACTTTTACGACTTTGACAACGACCTGCTCCAATCGATCGCCAGTGTCAACAACCTCATCCCGAACGTCCAGATCTTCATAATCGCACCGGAGATCCCGTACCCTCCGCTGGACATCTTCACCAATCACGGTCAATCCGCGTCCAATCAATCAACCTGGTTCGAAAAGGACAGCAACGTCAAGTTCTTCAGTCTCAGCTACGACGTGACCAAATCCCTCAAAGAAACCCTCCCCCTGCTCCAGATCACCACCAAGTACGTCCTCTTTCTCCCAGACAGTGTCCGCCTCAACGGGCGGTCCCTTCTTTCCCGAATGCTGCGGGAAATCTCCAACCCCTCCACGAACGACCTGCTCCTTCAGCAGCATCAAAATCTGCTGCTCAAGCAAAACAACCAAGCCGTCCCCGCCAAAGACCAGCTCCTGAACCAGAAGCCCGAGCGGAAAATAATAGCCGTCCCGTTTGCGTCGAACGCGCGGACCGCGGCCAACTGCTGCCACCTGCAGCTGGATCTGCCCAACTGGACGCTGGAGTACGTGACTGGCAACGAAACGGACAGCTGCGACAtg TACAAACAGAAGCATGCCATCCTGGTCGAGACGGCCCTGCTGAGGGACATGCCCGATGCTCTATCGTCTCCGTTTCCGGAGCTTTTCTACATCCAGGCCAAGCTGGCCAACATTAAG AAAGTCCTGCTGAACGCCGCCTTCCAGGACGGCAAGAAACTGTTCACCTCGTACCACACCAAAACCAAGCGACGCAACGTGCGCAAGGACCAGTTCAAAGCCCTGTACCGAAAGCTGCAGATCAAGAAGGTGGTCCGCAAGAACTATCTGTACGACAAGTCGAAGCTGGCCAAACGAAAGCTAATCAAAAGCTTCGAACACAACAACCAAACAATTTCCCTGCTGACGGAGATTACGTTTTACGGGTGCGAGAAGCAAACCAAGAGTTGTATCGGCCAGGTGTACAACTCGCAGCCCTTCTACGTGTACCTGGGCCGGCACACGCCCCCGTGCTGTCTGGACAAGCTGAAGACCATCTTCCGGCACGTGGTCGATGAGTTTGAAAACGTTGGCATCCGCTACTGGTTGGACAATCACGCGCTCAAGAACGCCATCGAGCTGAAGGCACTTTCGCCGAACGCGTACGAAATCGACATCAGCTTCAACAGCGATGACGTTGCCCGGTCCCTGGCCATGAAGAAGGCCCAAACGAAGCCGTATACCGACGGGGATGGGTTCCACTGGTTGAAAGCCACCGACGGGCACTACTTCCGGGTGCAGTACTCAAAGGCGAATCAAATTGCGGTCAACCTGTTGCCGTTCGACCTCAGCGGGGAGGTGGTCCGACCGAACGGGTTCTACGGCTGGAAGGCCAAAAAGTTCTCCGTCGAGTTTCTGCACCCGATGTCGACGGTGCTGTTCCTGGGCAAACCCATCATGTGCCCCAACAACGTGATGGAGTACCTGGAGACGAAGGGGATCAAGTAG